Proteins from a single region of Polynucleobacter sp. KF022:
- the ahpC gene encoding alkyl hydroperoxide reductase subunit C — protein sequence MSIINTAVQPFKTEAFHNGKFVTITDESLKGHWSVLIFMPAAFTFNCPTEIEDAAENYPEFQKMGAEVYIVTTDTHFSHKVWHETSPAVGKAKFPLVGDPTHTLTNAFGVHIPEAGLALRGTFIINPEGVIKTAEIHSNEIARDVSETLRKLKAAQYTAAHPGEVCPAKWKEGAATLTPSLDLVGKI from the coding sequence ATGTCCATTATTAATACCGCAGTTCAACCCTTCAAAACCGAAGCTTTCCACAATGGCAAGTTTGTAACCATTACTGACGAAAGCCTCAAGGGTCACTGGTCTGTTCTGATTTTTATGCCAGCAGCATTTACTTTCAACTGCCCAACAGAAATTGAAGATGCGGCTGAGAACTATCCTGAATTCCAAAAAATGGGTGCTGAAGTGTATATCGTCACAACTGATACCCATTTCTCACACAAAGTTTGGCACGAGACATCTCCTGCTGTTGGTAAAGCAAAGTTCCCACTTGTTGGCGATCCAACACATACATTGACAAATGCTTTTGGTGTTCACATTCCTGAAGCAGGCTTGGCATTGCGTGGCACTTTCATTATCAATCCAGAGGGCGTGATTAAGACTGCAGAAATTCACTCTAACGAAATCGCACGTGACGTTTCTGAAACATTGCGCAAGCTGAAAGCTGCACAGTACACAGCTGCACATCCAGGCGAAGTTTGCCCAGCTAAGTGGAAAGAAGGCGCAGCAACATTGACTCCTTCTTTGGATCTCGTAGGCAAGATCTAA
- a CDS encoding DUF1345 domain-containing protein, with the protein MKATYWTQHWHHISATSRLITVAIIGCGTFFLLSSSLSSTVSLALSWASAGGLYLALSYIMMFFSTQENILALSKKEDDGAAIILLIIILAAAASLITIVIILSDIKTLPIHLAIRHVCLVLGTYAISWLFVHTAFALHYAHAYYQEFKKTKEVPLLFVGKQKPTYVDFLYFSIVIGMTCQTADVNIASSRIRFLVMIQGMTAFVFNASLLALAINLIAGVVAFT; encoded by the coding sequence ATGAAAGCAACTTACTGGACGCAACACTGGCACCACATCAGCGCTACCTCAAGACTGATTACTGTTGCAATCATTGGTTGTGGGACATTTTTCCTACTTTCTTCTAGCTTATCTTCTACCGTCAGCCTAGCTCTCTCTTGGGCATCAGCAGGAGGTCTTTATTTAGCCCTCAGCTACATCATGATGTTTTTTTCGACCCAAGAAAATATATTGGCTCTCTCCAAGAAAGAGGACGATGGTGCCGCCATCATTTTGCTTATTATTATTTTGGCAGCGGCTGCAAGCCTGATCACTATTGTGATTATTCTCTCAGACATTAAAACACTCCCTATTCATTTGGCCATTCGTCACGTTTGCCTAGTACTGGGAACATATGCAATCTCTTGGTTATTCGTTCACACGGCTTTTGCCTTGCACTATGCTCACGCTTACTACCAGGAGTTTAAAAAAACCAAGGAAGTGCCATTACTATTTGTCGGCAAGCAAAAACCTACTTATGTAGATTTTCTGTATTTCTCCATCGTGATCGGCATGACTTGCCAGACTGCTGACGTCAATATTGCTAGCTCTAGAATCCGGTTTTTAGTCATGATTCAAGGAATGACTGCTTTTGTATTTAATGCTTCCTTACTTGCATTAGCCATTAATCTGATTGCAGGAGTGGTTGCTTTTACTTAG
- a CDS encoding superoxide dismutase family protein, which produces MNAKLKKISIALSVAGIFSLVACQSMEQGTGQKASATLDSRSGSQAKGEVTFVWQGTDVLVNGKFSGLKPNSEQGFHVHEKGDCSAPDATSAGGHFNPDAKAHGMPNSGMNHAGDMPNIKSDANGNATYTAKLHGFAVNTGPTGVVGRSVVVHRDPDDYKSQPAGNSGPRIACGLIK; this is translated from the coding sequence ATGAATGCAAAATTAAAGAAAATTTCGATTGCACTATCTGTTGCCGGAATTTTTTCCTTGGTAGCTTGTCAATCGATGGAACAGGGTACTGGTCAAAAAGCTAGCGCTACTTTGGATTCAAGATCGGGATCTCAAGCTAAAGGTGAAGTAACATTTGTTTGGCAGGGAACTGATGTGCTAGTAAACGGTAAGTTTTCAGGATTAAAGCCCAATTCGGAACAAGGGTTTCATGTTCATGAAAAAGGGGATTGTTCTGCGCCTGATGCTACGAGTGCGGGCGGCCACTTTAATCCTGACGCAAAAGCTCACGGTATGCCCAATAGCGGTATGAACCATGCTGGAGATATGCCGAACATCAAATCTGATGCAAATGGCAATGCAACCTATACAGCAAAACTTCATGGCTTTGCTGTAAACACAGGGCCAACTGGAGTAGTAGGGCGATCAGTGGTTGTGCATAGGGACCCAGATGATTACAAGTCTCAGCCTGCAGGTAACTCTGGCCCACGCATCGCATGTGGTTTGATTAAGTAA
- a CDS encoding DUF3833 domain-containing protein, whose protein sequence is MKTIFYRFTMLIFCGLFVVSCSAPQVLQYAAEKPVLDLSEYFSGTIDAYGIFTDRSGEVKKRFTVLIKSNWITVDGKKVGTLDESFDYSDGTKQKRIWTLTEQSPGYYIGRADDVVGDAQGQLAGNALNWNYTLALPVDGTIYHVQFNDWMYLMTPKVMLNKAKMSKFGIELGEVTLSFHKR, encoded by the coding sequence ATGAAAACCATTTTTTATCGTTTCACGATGTTGATATTTTGCGGACTATTTGTCGTTTCTTGTTCTGCGCCTCAAGTTTTGCAATATGCTGCTGAAAAGCCTGTGTTAGATCTGAGTGAGTATTTTTCGGGAACGATTGATGCCTATGGCATTTTTACCGATCGCAGTGGCGAGGTAAAAAAACGTTTTACGGTGTTGATCAAATCCAATTGGATAACTGTTGATGGAAAAAAAGTAGGCACTCTTGATGAGAGCTTTGACTACTCGGATGGTACTAAGCAAAAGCGTATTTGGACTTTAACGGAGCAATCTCCTGGCTATTACATTGGTAGAGCGGATGACGTAGTAGGGGATGCCCAAGGCCAACTAGCTGGAAATGCTCTGAATTGGAACTATACCCTTGCCTTGCCAGTGGATGGCACCATTTATCACGTGCAATTCAATGATTGGATGTACTTGATGACCCCTAAAGTGATGCTCAATAAGGCAAAAATGAGTAAGTTTGGAATTGAGCTGGGCGAGGTTACTTTGAGCTTCCATAAGCGCTGA
- a CDS encoding phasin family protein: MSKKSLNMNTMPGQQSAVDATRAAGRVAVESAQAIAKINQQATQELAAMMQKRVSELMTTQDPKSAFEYVHAEVLQDAAKEITQYHNQLLQVLKSGNQELAYIAETMIQESKADLIHFVNEATDNAPIGSEAYVSVFKTSFNNALQNFELIRAAMADSFTNFEKSVENVSNLATPKSSSKKS, encoded by the coding sequence ATGAGCAAGAAATCATTGAATATGAATACTATGCCAGGGCAACAAAGCGCCGTTGATGCTACAAGAGCAGCAGGGCGCGTGGCGGTCGAGAGTGCGCAGGCGATTGCAAAAATTAATCAACAGGCTACACAAGAGCTGGCCGCCATGATGCAGAAGCGGGTATCTGAGTTGATGACAACCCAAGATCCTAAATCCGCCTTTGAGTACGTGCATGCTGAAGTATTGCAGGATGCAGCCAAGGAGATTACTCAATATCACAATCAGTTATTGCAAGTACTTAAGAGTGGAAATCAAGAGCTAGCATATATTGCTGAAACGATGATTCAAGAATCCAAGGCGGATCTTATTCACTTTGTGAATGAGGCTACTGATAATGCACCGATTGGCAGCGAGGCCTATGTTTCAGTATTTAAAACATCCTTTAACAATGCTTTGCAGAATTTTGAGTTGATACGTGCTGCAATGGCGGATTCATTCACTAATTTTGAGAAGAGTGTTGAGAATGTGAGTAATCTTGCTACCCCAAAAAGCTCTTCTAAGAAGAGCTGA
- a CDS encoding DUF2237 domain-containing protein translates to MQNEIALNVYGEPLIPCSFDPLTGFFRDGCCKTNEEDVGSHLVCAIVTDAFLQFSLQKGNDLITPRPEYRFPGLLAGDQWCLCINRWVEALNANCAPLIKLESTHIKALETVPLNILKEYAREV, encoded by the coding sequence ATGCAAAACGAGATTGCACTAAATGTATATGGGGAGCCGTTAATACCCTGCTCTTTCGATCCCCTGACTGGTTTTTTTAGGGATGGGTGCTGTAAGACCAATGAAGAAGATGTCGGCAGTCATTTAGTTTGCGCGATTGTTACAGATGCTTTTTTGCAATTTAGCCTTCAAAAGGGAAATGATCTCATTACCCCTCGGCCAGAGTATCGATTTCCTGGACTGCTTGCGGGAGACCAATGGTGTTTATGCATCAATCGCTGGGTAGAGGCCTTAAACGCAAATTGTGCTCCATTAATCAAGCTGGAAAGTACTCACATCAAAGCTCTGGAAACGGTGCCATTGAATATTCTCAAGGAATATGCGAGAGAAGTTTGA
- a CDS encoding histone deacetylase codes for MKAFYTDHFVLPLPAGHRFPIEKYSRLRDLVSVQAGIELVEAPPATDTQILYAHDPGYLIKVIDGALSAQEQREIGFPWSTQMVERSRRSAGATVAAAKAALQEGISANLAGGTHHAYRDTGSGFCVFNDSAIAARTLQKEISGSLKIAVIDLDVHQGNGTAAILQNDDSIFTLSLHGENNFPFKKEQSDLDVGLADGCNDHVYLHSLRESLDQLDACFKADFLIFLAGADPHEGDRLGRLEITKDGMRQRDEMVFEFALARQLPIAFSMAGGYGKEIESTVDIHFQTIKTALQFQKQY; via the coding sequence TTGAAGGCTTTTTATACCGACCATTTTGTATTACCCCTGCCAGCAGGGCATCGCTTCCCTATAGAGAAGTACTCTCGATTGAGAGATTTAGTTAGCGTTCAAGCAGGTATAGAACTTGTTGAAGCGCCACCAGCAACAGATACCCAAATTCTGTATGCGCATGATCCGGGCTATCTCATTAAAGTAATTGACGGAGCGCTTTCAGCACAAGAGCAAAGAGAGATTGGTTTTCCCTGGAGCACTCAAATGGTCGAACGTTCACGACGCTCAGCGGGTGCTACTGTTGCTGCAGCTAAAGCAGCCTTGCAAGAAGGTATCTCTGCCAATCTAGCTGGGGGTACACATCATGCCTATCGAGATACCGGAAGTGGATTTTGTGTTTTTAATGACTCTGCTATTGCGGCACGCACCCTTCAAAAAGAAATTAGCGGATCACTCAAAATTGCCGTAATTGATTTAGATGTTCATCAAGGAAACGGTACTGCAGCGATTCTGCAAAATGATGATTCTATTTTTACCCTATCCCTTCATGGAGAAAATAACTTTCCATTTAAGAAGGAGCAGAGCGATCTTGATGTTGGTCTCGCTGATGGTTGTAACGATCATGTTTATTTACATTCGCTGCGTGAATCCCTTGACCAATTAGATGCATGCTTTAAAGCAGACTTTCTCATCTTTCTAGCCGGCGCAGATCCACATGAAGGTGATCGACTTGGAAGACTGGAGATTACTAAGGACGGCATGCGCCAGCGGGATGAAATGGTGTTTGAGTTTGCGCTAGCTCGTCAACTACCTATTGCATTCTCAATGGCGGGCGGCTACGGCAAGGAAATCGAATCTACCGTGGATATTCATTTTCAGACTATCAAAACCGCCCTACAATTTCAAAAACAGTATTAA
- a CDS encoding DUF393 domain-containing protein, with protein sequence MTQLEKLTLFYDGACPLCQAEILFLSGRNHANLLNFVDINSDRFDPQKVGVSCEAALEAMYGQFASGRLIQGVSVFPEAYRRADLPRMAWLFSRKSLQPFFKLGYLFFAKNRHAISSLFGPAALRLVKSKSGSASQ encoded by the coding sequence ATGACTCAACTAGAGAAACTCACCTTGTTTTACGATGGCGCCTGTCCTTTATGTCAGGCGGAGATTCTTTTTTTGTCCGGACGTAATCACGCTAACTTATTGAATTTTGTTGATATTAATTCTGATCGGTTTGACCCTCAAAAGGTAGGCGTCTCTTGTGAGGCTGCATTAGAGGCTATGTATGGTCAATTTGCTAGTGGTAGATTAATTCAGGGCGTTTCTGTTTTTCCTGAAGCCTATCGCCGAGCAGATCTGCCGCGCATGGCCTGGCTCTTCTCAAGAAAGTCTTTGCAACCATTCTTTAAATTGGGGTATCTATTTTTTGCTAAGAATAGACATGCAATTTCCAGCCTTTTTGGACCGGCAGCACTCCGTCTAGTCAAGTCCAAATCAGGATCGGCATCACAATGA
- a CDS encoding chalcone isomerase family protein: MKIIQFFIAFTLLSAVLSTGFAREPIELPANISSAKLQGSGRLTWFGLHVYDASFYRVGSLSSPDFALNLRYQKSFSGSSIANRSVEEMKRIGVPEAQASLWGKELTAILPNVESGQTLTAMYSPKQGTIFYHDGKQIAQIPGPEFSKAFFGIWLDPKTSAPKLRTELLGQSCPPPIFNEAC, translated from the coding sequence ATGAAAATAATTCAATTTTTTATCGCGTTTACTTTATTGAGCGCAGTTTTATCAACTGGCTTTGCTCGCGAGCCGATTGAATTGCCTGCAAATATCAGTTCTGCAAAACTTCAAGGTAGTGGACGACTCACTTGGTTTGGCCTGCATGTTTATGACGCCTCCTTTTATCGAGTAGGCTCTCTATCCTCTCCCGACTTTGCATTAAATCTGCGCTACCAAAAATCATTCTCTGGATCCTCTATTGCCAATCGAAGTGTCGAGGAGATGAAGCGTATTGGTGTGCCAGAGGCTCAGGCATCGCTTTGGGGTAAGGAGTTAACTGCCATCTTGCCGAATGTGGAGTCAGGACAAACTTTGACAGCGATGTATTCCCCTAAGCAAGGAACCATTTTTTATCACGATGGTAAGCAGATTGCACAGATACCAGGCCCTGAATTTTCAAAGGCATTTTTTGGGATTTGGCTTGATCCAAAAACAAGTGCACCTAAGCTGCGGACGGAGTTACTAGGACAATCTTGTCCGCCACCGATTTTTAATGAGGCCTGCTAA